Proteins encoded by one window of Streptacidiphilus sp. PB12-B1b:
- a CDS encoding zinc-dependent metalloprotease yields MSDIPFGFGLPPEEPEDGKERGESGSGSGSRSGSGSGSGSGSGSGSGSGSGPANPFGFGFPGLPGGGGSGNPLEGLFGGMNPGDIGAAFQQLGQMLSFDGGPVNWELAKNLARQAVVQGAEDGSKDRSVGESERAAVAEAIRLAELWLDSATSLPAGASSAVAWSRAEWIEATLPVWKELVDPVAERVAGAMGGVVPEEMQAMAGPLLGVMRSMGGAMFGSQIGTALGGLAAEVLSSTDVGLPLGPAGRAALLPQNIEAMGEGLSVPASEVRLYLALREAAHQRLFVHVPWLRQHLFGAVEAYARGITVDASRLEDLVGQIDPSNPEALQEAMSGGLFEPEDTPEQKTALARLETALALVEGWVDAVVHAAAAPHLPHAAALRETLRRRRASGGPAEQTFATLVGLELRPRRLRDASRLWASLADARGADGRDALWAHPDMLPTAKDLDDPDGFVHGAAAAGGDDLGEGIDFSKLDEMLGRAAEASGDDKDDNGGDAGTEGKA; encoded by the coding sequence GTGAGCGACATCCCCTTCGGCTTCGGCCTTCCCCCCGAGGAGCCCGAGGACGGCAAGGAGCGAGGCGAATCGGGTTCGGGCTCGGGCTCGCGTTCAGGCTCCGGCTCGGGGTCCGGCTCGGGGTCGGGGTCCGGGTCGGGGTCCGGCTCGGGCCCGGCCAATCCGTTCGGCTTCGGCTTCCCCGGCCTGCCGGGCGGCGGCGGCTCGGGCAATCCGCTGGAGGGCCTGTTCGGCGGGATGAACCCCGGCGACATCGGCGCGGCGTTCCAGCAGCTCGGCCAGATGCTCTCCTTCGACGGCGGCCCGGTCAACTGGGAGCTGGCCAAGAACCTGGCCCGGCAGGCCGTGGTCCAGGGCGCCGAGGACGGCTCGAAGGACCGCTCGGTGGGTGAGTCCGAACGGGCGGCCGTGGCCGAGGCGATCCGGCTGGCCGAGCTGTGGCTGGACTCCGCGACCTCCCTGCCCGCAGGCGCCAGCAGCGCCGTGGCCTGGAGCCGCGCCGAGTGGATCGAGGCCACCCTCCCGGTCTGGAAGGAGCTGGTGGACCCGGTCGCCGAGCGCGTCGCCGGGGCCATGGGCGGGGTCGTCCCCGAGGAGATGCAGGCCATGGCCGGCCCCCTGCTGGGCGTGATGCGCAGCATGGGCGGGGCCATGTTCGGCTCGCAGATCGGCACCGCGCTGGGCGGCCTGGCCGCCGAGGTGCTCAGCTCCACCGACGTCGGCCTGCCGCTGGGGCCGGCCGGGCGGGCGGCGCTGCTGCCGCAGAACATCGAGGCCATGGGCGAGGGGCTCTCCGTCCCGGCCTCCGAGGTGCGGCTCTACCTGGCCCTGCGCGAGGCCGCCCACCAGCGGCTGTTCGTCCATGTGCCGTGGCTGCGGCAGCACCTGTTCGGCGCGGTCGAGGCGTATGCGCGCGGCATCACCGTGGACGCCTCCCGGCTGGAGGACCTGGTCGGCCAGATCGACCCGAGCAACCCCGAGGCGCTGCAGGAGGCCATGAGCGGCGGCCTGTTCGAGCCCGAGGACACCCCCGAGCAGAAGACCGCGCTGGCCCGGCTGGAGACCGCCCTGGCGCTGGTCGAGGGCTGGGTGGACGCGGTGGTCCACGCGGCCGCCGCCCCGCACCTGCCGCACGCCGCGGCGCTGCGGGAGACCCTGCGCCGCCGCCGGGCCAGCGGCGGCCCGGCCGAGCAGACCTTCGCCACCCTGGTCGGCCTGGAGCTGCGCCCGCGCCGGCTGCGCGACGCCTCCCGGCTGTGGGCCTCGCTGGCCGACGCCCGCGGCGCCGACGGCCGCGACGCGCTCTGGGCGCACCCGGACATGCTGCCCACCGCCAAGGACCTGGACGACCCGGACGGCTTCGTCCACGGCGCGGCCGCGGCCGGGGGCGACGACCTGGGCGAGGGCATCGACTTCTCCAAGCTGGACGAGATGCTGGGCCGAGCCGCCGAGGCCTCCGGCGACGACAAGGACGACAACGGCGGGGACGCCGGCACGGAGGGCAAGGCGTGA